The following is a genomic window from Nitrospirota bacterium.
AGCTATCTCAACTGTGGTAAATGGCAATGCCCTGCCGCCAATACCTGTAACCGCTGTAAGACGAGGCTATACAATGATATCAATCCCGATAGTTCCTGCTACATCCAATGTCCAGACACTGCTCGGAGGGGCATTGGGCACTCCGGTGGAACTCTACTGGTGGAACTCTAACGGCATGGGGAGAGACGACGGCGAGTTTGTGGCAGAGACCAATATAGTCCCCGGGTACGGCTATTTCCTCAAGTCAAACAGAGATAATGCCATGCTCAATATCACAGGAACAGTGGTCAGTGACCCAAGCAGGGCTATTTCTCTGCAGCCTGGCTGGAGCATGATAGGAAATCCTTATCCAGCAGAAGTAGCACTGCGAAACACCTATATTCGCAACACAGAGACCGGAGATTTAAAAAATTATGAAGATGCGGTCATAGCTGGGTGGGTCGGTAACGCAGTCTATAAGCATAATGGCAGCACATATGACTTCAGTGTTTATACTGATGCGACACTCAAAATGTGGCAGGGATATTGGGTTGCTGTATTACAGGATGCACAATTTGAAATTATTATATATAAACCATAACTACCTCCTCGGCGTGAGGCGGAACTAATCGGAGGCAACGCAAAAATGTACAAGATTCTCAGCATTACCATCCTGACAACCCTGCTAATATTAGGAAGCGCCATCACAGGTTCTGCAGCCTGGCAACTAACCTTCGACGTCTCCACACCGGACCCTGACTCCGACAGTGGTTTAGCCACAAACAGGCTTACAGTTGGGGCTGATCAGACAGCCACAGACGCATATGACAATAAGTTTGACACAGTTGCTTTTTTAGGAGGTCCGGTACAAGCCTACATTCCCCATCCTGAATACGCTATTGAAAAACAGAAGCTTTGGAGAGACATTCGCTCCAACGCATTGCCAAAGGAATGGATCATTGAAGTCAACTCGCCTGGAGACGGCAACACCATAAAAATCAAGTGGGGGATTACTGCACCGGATAATCTGAATGTTACACTCATTGATCAGGATAACAATAAAGAGATCGGGATCAGGACATCCTCAGAATATTCATATAATAATACTCCAAATTCTCAGAAAAAATTCTTGCTCAGGGTATCTGAAAATACATCCGTCACTACAGGTGGAAACAGCGAAGTAAATGCAACTAAAGGAGGAGGATGTGGTCACATTAAAGGCACGGGCGGAAATAACAGCCTCCCAGGTGGCCCTGGTTCAGCAGTTTTAAATATGACTATATTGTTTGCACCACTAATCTGGCTGACAAGTCGTAAAACTTTATCATCTTTTTTTGCCTTGTTGTCAAATGAAATAAGATAAGGTCACAATAGCGATTATTCAATTGGGAAAAGCAATGGACACGGCAAGTAAAATAGAACATTTAAAGCGAATGGAACTTTTTTCTTCATTAAGTACTGAAGATTTGCTTCATGTAGGAGATAAGATTTTTGTAAAGCAATATAAAAAGAATGACACAATCCTTTTTAAAGGGGATACTAATAATAACATCTATATTATTTTTGACGGAGAGGTGAAGGTTTCCCAGTCAACAGAAGACGGAAAGGAGGTAATCCTGTTTATCCATCAGTCTGGTGAAATCTTTGGAGAAACGTCTTGGGGTGGCAGAGGGAATAATCCTTCTTTAATAGCAGCTACAAAAGATACCCTTTGTGCCGTTATCTCAATGAATGAACTCTATTCAATCATGTTAAATAATAATGACATCTTAGAAAGACTGATAAACATATTATCATCCAGGCTATGTCAGTCATGGGAGCTTATACAGATGTTAAATTCTAATCATGCCCCGCACAGAATAAAGACATTACTAATTATGCTGGCGAAACGGTACGAAAAAAATGCACGGGAAGAAACAATATTAAACATAAGATTAACACATCAGAGTATTGCAAACATGACAGGATTAACACGAGAGACAGTAACGAGGGTAATTGATGTGTGGCTAAGGAAGGGAGAGATTTCAACCAAAAATAAATTTATCCAATTAAACCCTGCCTTCTTGCAGAGTAATTAAGTGGTACACATATCAAACATTCATGGTCTTCCTTTCAGGTCTCTTAAGCAGCCAGAGTATTGCGCCTAAAAATATCAAAGATAAAAAGAAGAACGGTATCCCGCCTTTTCTATGTAATGAACTTGAGAGTATATCCTGGTCCACATAAACCCCCAACAGAGAAAGGGTTACGATCCTCAGTCCATTCTTCAGGATTGTGATAGGGATAATAACCAGGGCCAGAACAATTCTTCTCCCTGCGCTCTTCAGGAAGAGTTGCCCGGCCATAATACTGGTAATTAACAATGCAATACTTGAGCGTATGCCGCTGCACTGCTCTGCGACCTCAATGCTGAGACCAGGCAGATGGAAAATAAAACCGTCTCGTAATATTGGTATACCTGTCAGATTAAACAATCCATAGGAAACCTCTGTAGAAGCAATTTGTAAAAAATGGATAACTCTTTCGACGATCAAACCTGGTATGGGGACCATAAAAAAAAGGAACAAAAAGGGAAATAAATTAGTCTTAACAGACTCTATGCCATATAGCAGGATAAAACCACCTGTCCATGTTAAAACGGCGGAAAAAGTCATAAGAGAGAGATAATCATTCTGCGTAAGCCTGAATCCCTGACTCAATCCAGTCATATAAAACAGACTTCCGGTAATTAGTACACCTAACCCTGCGCTGAAAGAATATGATACATTTTGAAATAGTTCCCTCCTCTTCAAATAAATGAAGTAGGCACTTATGATTGGAATCAGAAAGATGTGCGAATATAACTCATCATCAGATGACAGAACCCAGAGTTCCCTCAATGGGGAATAGAAAGCAATAAAAACTACAATGCTGAAGACTATTAATAAGAGCGTCCTTTTGTTCATATACCTGAGTTTTCTATCTCTTCCTTGAGAACCTGTAAATATCCTCTTCCAAATTTAAGATCAGGCTCTAAATGATTGCCTTCAGCCCATTCATTCCAGGATTTCACAAAGATTATCTTATGTTCAGGTGGAAAATTCTGAATAATCTTCAAGGCATTTCTAAAATGAATCCTGAATAATTCCGGAGTAGATCCATGGAGAACCAGACCATTTTTTCCGCTTCTCGGGGTGTTATCCCAGTTCGGAATGACGCACGGATATTCTCTCTCATTGAAAATCTTGTTTTCCAGTAATTCAGGAAGAATTTTTTTATAAGAGTAGACGATTGGTTTGCCCATTTTAAGTCCAATTTTTCTCATCAGCATTGTAATGGGTCTTCTCCTGAAAAACTTTCTTTTCCTAAAATGAAAGCGCTCCATCAAGGTACCATCGAATCCGTATTCCTGAGCTGCAAAAGAGCGGCCCCATGAATAGCCTACGAGGTACAAACCCTTTAACCCTGACTCTTCCGCCCATTTCCGCCACAGTTCTGTCATCTTCTTAACCTCGGGTATATCAAGTGGCTCATAAATCAAGAAGAGTGGTTTGCCATCAACGGTAACATAGCGTCTATCGGTAAATGCCCGTAATAAGAGATCAAAATGATTTCTGTAATCATCATATCCGGGATAGGTCTGTTCTATAAGAACCCTGTTTGGTGTACCGTGCCAAATTCCTGTCCATGTCTGATTAGCCCAACAGAGGCAGAATGGGAAATCAGGCTCACCAGATTCGAGCACCTCGGCAAATGGTCTTTCCAATACCCTCTTCCCGGCAAACCAATAATGATAATAACAGAACGCCTCTATTCCGTATTCCCTGGCCATCTCCGCTTGCGCAATTCTTGTCTCAGGGAGACGTAAATCGTAAAAACCGAGATCGGCAGGAGTATGGGGCTGGTAATGGCCATGGAACATCGGCTTGGCCTTTGCCGTATTAGTCCATTCAGTAAACCCCTTACCCCACCACTCATCGTTCTCCGGGATCGGGTGGAACTGAGGAAGATACAAAGCAATTACCCTTGCCAGCGACGCCAATTTATTTTTCTCTTTGCCAACAGACTGCCCTTCAATTCCTTTTTCCACTTCCTCTGCTACACCTTTCTTTTCCATAACTTGTTTTTTAATCACACAATTGAAAGTTACTTCCTCAATACCTTAGCAATATAAATCTTCCTTCCTGAACTTAAGTGAGATTAATCTTAACAAGCGCCTCGCCTTATAATTGAAATAATCCAGAGGTAAATTTACAAAGAGATTCCTGTTTTTCCAATACGGAAACTCTTTCGAAATATCAAACAATTCTTTCTTAGCGGCAAGTGCATAGCGGTCATAATGCGAAAGCATATCGTCATAAATAGCGGCTGCCTTTTCTTTTTGATTATTTCTTTGATAATGCTGCAGAAACACTACCTTTCCATTAATAGTCTCATAATACCTGCGAATCATCTTCCATAAAAACGTCATAGACAATTCATCAACGGTGGACATATTATTTCCTTTAAATCTGTATTCTCCCGTAATGCCTTTGTGCTGATAAAAATTATGCTTAAGTGAAAACCGAAGCCACAATTCCCAATCCATAACCTTTTCCAGGTCTTCATTAAAGAGTCCTGAAATACCGAAACATGTCTTCCGGTGCAATATATTAAGAGTCGAAATATAATTGTTCGACAATAACAGGTCCCTGTCAAACCTGTTCGGTCTTCTACCCAATAACTTTCTCGTTTTTTCCACAAATACATCGTCCTTGACCTCCCCGAAACACCACCACGCATTCGAGTATACTACGTCGCAGTCAGGCCGTTTCCCTATAAAATCCAACAAGGTTCCAAGATGTTCCGGATAATAAATATCATCATCATCCAGGTACGCTATATATTTACCCTCTGCCCTCATAATTCCTTCATTCAATGCACCAGCCAACCCCTTATTGTGGTCAAGCTTGTAATATTTGATCTTTTCAGAACAAAATGAATCAATAACCGTTTTCACTTCGTCCGTTCCCCCATCGTTCACTATTATCAGCTCGAAGTCCTTAAAACTCTGATTTAATACGCTCCTTATGCTCTCTCTTATCCCTGCAGTTCGATTGTAGGTTGGCATAATCACAGAAATTGTAAGCTTATCTTCTTTCAACCCATCTGCCTTTTTAGGGCCAGAACGCTCCCTTAATGATTCCGCCAGCTTAAATATATCCGGCTGGATTGGATTGAGGTCTAATGAGGAGATCAAACACATATAAGAAATTCTGTTTTTCCCGGCATTCAAATAGAAATTTGCAATCTCATTCAAATATTTCCACTTATTATTTGAATAGAGCCATTTTAACTGAAGATATGTAAGTATATAGGTTTCGTCATGTTCATTCGATACTTCATAATCACGAAATAGAAGGCTCGCGATGCGTTCATCACGAGGATTAGATCGCGCCTGTTGAATTAATGATTCACCCATTAACTGATCTTTTTTTTATGGTTGTCATCCAGGGGGTTCATGAGTAATCGCTTCAAAACCCCAGTCATCTGTAGTCCCATCAAGGTTTTTACAATTAATCTGGTCATTGATATATCATACAACAAATCCGGGAATGCCTTACATACCCGGAAAACAGATTTTATTGCCTCACCCTTTTCCCCATGCACTAAAAATTGCTTTTCAACCACACGATTTACTGACCCAATCATACGGTTGCGAACCGATCCATTTAAATACTTCCAGTCATTTAATATATTCCTGGTCTGATTTAAAATAATCTTTCTGGTAGTATATTCATCCAGAAGCCCATTTATATTACTAAATGTATCTCCATCTATCAAAGTCAAGTATTTTGAACTTGTC
Proteins encoded in this region:
- a CDS encoding Crp/Fnr family transcriptional regulator, with amino-acid sequence MDTASKIEHLKRMELFSSLSTEDLLHVGDKIFVKQYKKNDTILFKGDTNNNIYIIFDGEVKVSQSTEDGKEVILFIHQSGEIFGETSWGGRGNNPSLIAATKDTLCAVISMNELYSIMLNNNDILERLINILSSRLCQSWELIQMLNSNHAPHRIKTLLIMLAKRYEKNAREETILNIRLTHQSIANMTGLTRETVTRVIDVWLRKGEISTKNKFIQLNPAFLQSN
- the xrt gene encoding exosortase, which translates into the protein MNKRTLLLIVFSIVVFIAFYSPLRELWVLSSDDELYSHIFLIPIISAYFIYLKRRELFQNVSYSFSAGLGVLITGSLFYMTGLSQGFRLTQNDYLSLMTFSAVLTWTGGFILLYGIESVKTNLFPFLFLFFMVPIPGLIVERVIHFLQIASTEVSYGLFNLTGIPILRDGFIFHLPGLSIEVAEQCSGIRSSIALLITSIMAGQLFLKSAGRRIVLALVIIPITILKNGLRIVTLSLLGVYVDQDILSSSLHRKGGIPFFFLSLIFLGAILWLLKRPERKTMNV
- a CDS encoding glycoside hydrolase family 99-like domain-containing protein, with translation MEKKGVAEEVEKGIEGQSVGKEKNKLASLARVIALYLPQFHPIPENDEWWGKGFTEWTNTAKAKPMFHGHYQPHTPADLGFYDLRLPETRIAQAEMAREYGIEAFCYYHYWFAGKRVLERPFAEVLESGEPDFPFCLCWANQTWTGIWHGTPNRVLIEQTYPGYDDYRNHFDLLLRAFTDRRYVTVDGKPLFLIYEPLDIPEVKKMTELWRKWAEESGLKGLYLVGYSWGRSFAAQEYGFDGTLMERFHFRKRKFFRRRPITMLMRKIGLKMGKPIVYSYKKILPELLENKIFNEREYPCVIPNWDNTPRSGKNGLVLHGSTPELFRIHFRNALKIIQNFPPEHKIIFVKSWNEWAEGNHLEPDLKFGRGYLQVLKEEIENSGI
- a CDS encoding glycosyltransferase, whose translation is MGESLIQQARSNPRDERIASLLFRDYEVSNEHDETYILTYLQLKWLYSNNKWKYLNEIANFYLNAGKNRISYMCLISSLDLNPIQPDIFKLAESLRERSGPKKADGLKEDKLTISVIMPTYNRTAGIRESIRSVLNQSFKDFELIIVNDGGTDEVKTVIDSFCSEKIKYYKLDHNKGLAGALNEGIMRAEGKYIAYLDDDDIYYPEHLGTLLDFIGKRPDCDVVYSNAWWCFGEVKDDVFVEKTRKLLGRRPNRFDRDLLLSNNYISTLNILHRKTCFGISGLFNEDLEKVMDWELWLRFSLKHNFYQHKGITGEYRFKGNNMSTVDELSMTFLWKMIRRYYETINGKVVFLQHYQRNNQKEKAAAIYDDMLSHYDRYALAAKKELFDISKEFPYWKNRNLFVNLPLDYFNYKARRLLRLISLKFRKEDLYC